aatgaataggATGTgagctataaaaaatttgatcgaaaaaatagtgaaaaaaccGCGGGGTTTAAACAGCCCCCTGTTGCTGGAACGGGAGATTGCTGCAGACACATTACAGACGAATGCGTCGCTGACAAGAGCGTGCAAATTCTTTTAACGATCCTCATCGCGTCATACCTAACcccagaataaaaaaaagtaaaatagcAAACTCCCTTGTGATTACTAAAAAAGTTGTTTCTTTTGATACCCAGGCACCCtcttatataataatacagaCGCATTGTTGGTAAACTAAATCTCCTTTGTTCGTACAATATTATGGCATCATTTTGGATGATCAATTTGAGATAATTATTtgggttaattttattaaatacagacCCGGCAATATGTCTCATCATAAAGAACCAAATAAAACtggaatttaatataaatatgaaaataaaaaaaaattttaatactcgtgataatttttttttttttataaaagtggTATTTGTTGAAAGTACTGTCAGGTTTTTATCATGATATCATGAACAATGTCGATAAAATCAACCGAATTTGGCAATAAATTCGTACCGTCGGGAAATATTTCATAAGGGTGGAATCCATCAATAATAGTGGACCCAAAATACGACCAGAGTTAAGaacatacgtatatatatttttattttctctgtcATTTTTACCAGGTTTCTTTGTCTTGGACGTCGACGAGGGTTCGCCCTGCATTGACGATAAATAATGCGATAAAACACGAGTTTGTCAGGGCTATCATGAGGGAGGTGGCTTTTCTGTGACACGGAAAATATTCCTTTTTGTCTTCTTTTTCAAAAGTATCAgggcaaaaaaataaatacggaTGTTTCGATAATTCCCGGGgattaagatttaaaatatgtatgaatttaaaaatatgtgcTTACATTTTATTGGATAATCTGAAGATAATACAATTTCAATAATGAACAAATGGAATTCCAATGAGTGTTTATCGATTTTATCAGGTTGATTCTCATCGTTCGGAAGGCATTCCAACAAGACAAATGTTACGGGTTATTGTTATTGGCTCCGGTCATAACCAACGTCTTTATCGCAAacggtaaataattttgatcgcagcgaaaaaaaatataaataaataaaaagaaaagggAGAGTGGGTAATGCGTTTGGAACTATTCACTATCCACTTGATGTTGATTTTTTCGGgacgaaaaaatattatagcgGGGGTGAAAAAAcatattcataaaatcacCATCCGAGACCGCTTTTTCGACGAGCTTGTCTATTACTTCAAGTGACGTCTCCTTCATATTACACGATATCGAGTATTGGCAATTTTATTAACACTCACACATTAAATCTAAACTGtccaacaataaaaaattacacgaaATTGgtcagtgaaataaaatatacaactCGCGATCTAAAATTACCGCAATcagaaaactcaatttttacttttgatagGTTACATAAACCTCAAATGTTACGTCTGTATTAAGTACAACACCtgagtaatataaattttttaatgttattagtTTACCAGTTCGTATTATTATAACATCCGGTTTACGTTACCGTGGATCGTAAACATTAATAATGTAGagaagataaaattattgatgctAGTGGTAGTTATAGTTTGACAATATGTATGCTGAAGGTGGAATGGTGCGAATACTATTGTGTACTAAATAAATGCCTACTACAATAACTAAAACCTAAAACCCCAGAGAACTAGCATGAGCTAGAGTAATGTCATTCCTTTATCACCGTAACACgcgcttatatatatattaattatagttaactataaacatatttatgtttgttaagaatataaaaaatgttgcaTCGACTGTTGCTTAAAATTGACGatacaaattttgtgtatGCGTGTGTTCatgtgattaaataaaaaaagtttccattgagacgataaaaaatttttttatcatttgattagataaaaaaattaacgaattaaatttaaaataagagttttatatttatttatgacttcagttattttatatcCTACTATTTtgctaagtttttttttagggattttctatatttatatatatatatattttttttttatgaaggcAAGACAATACTGAACGTACGTTTGGAGAGAAAGTTTTACGATTTTTCGCTTTCGCTGATTTAACGGGAAGTTTAACGACTTGCATTATCAACATCAAGCACGACAGGAAGAAATAGAGGAGAAGAATGAGAAGAaagagtatatataaatagaggAAAATCGAATAAaagcagaaaatttttgtgtagACATGTACACAAGTATTATCGAGTTACATCTAATCATCATAACCTACTACTCGTAATATTATATGCCAAGTGGCGAGCAAATGTATGGAGAATGTAAAAGTTTAATATCTACCGGTTTACGATTCTATGACACATCCCTTTTGTTATGGTTGCTCATATATGTGTGTGCATATCcacatttattttcaaatgagTAACATTTATGAcggtgatttttaaaattgaataaagtcGACTGCGGCTTTtacaggaaattaaaaaaaaatatatatatgctttatgtttttgattatttacaaCACATTATGGATATTAATGATgtagagtaattaaatttattgcagtTTAATAATGCATTTAGcctttattgaaatatattaatttataaacaatgaaTCAAAAAAGACTGTCataaacttttcaaaatatgCGTATACTTTTGAACAAGTTGTAGGCCATTGCAAACGTTTTTGGTTTGTTAAAGAAGGTCAGCGGACTGGCAGTAATGATACTGGGGGTTTACTTTCGagtttatacattttttagtaCAGCAATCATCGTTTGCAACacactatttaaaaaaaaaaaaattggttataaaataaaattcattttttgtaaacGAAAGTCAGAGTGTATATAAACGAATTGTTAATTACTTACGAAATGTCCAGGCATAATGCAAACTGCTGGTTTTCTGATAATTGGTGTTaattcggaaaattttttatcaaacgaATCATTTGGGTTTAAAACGCAAGCATGGTAATACTTTCCTGCGCCTCGACCGCATTTATTAGAACAACAATCAGTATTTTCTGAGCactgaaaacaatatttataaactaagtTTAACATGGATTTTGGTTTCTTATTTATcacaagtaataaattatttttttacatactcGGTCACCGATTGAACTGCATTGCGTAACTGCGACCTTTATGGTCGTAGTTTGTTTATTACTATCTTTTTTTGACAGTAATTCCTCCATTATTGGTGTGCAAAAATTAAGTGGATGACACTTTTTGGAAcagcaattattattttttaaacactattaaataataacaataattataataatacactgaaaaatatattgctcTAAGAGTAATACCTTTAGGttgacggaaaaaaatatcatgattCAAACGATCTATTGGACAGTGATgtgtatcataaaaaaagcGATCTGGACAGGCAGTGTACTATATTATTCTGGTCACGatacttttttctccgtgttTTTGTTACcattcaaagtttaaaaaaccataaattgGTAATATAGCAATACTTTATCAGCGTAGAAGTCAGATTGCTATATTTCCTTTACAatgttttgttaataaatcaaCTATATTGCATATATGAGACATATATGAGGCATATATGTCTCATATATGAAGTTTGCcagcatatatatttttttcgtatggaTATATGGTTAACCtaacaatacttttatttggCAATAATGATATCGCAGCAATCTAACATTGCCAATGTAtaacgatatatttttttcagataactATATTTCACTAGCATTACTTCAAATGGTTTCGACAACTACCTGGGTCGAAAGTAAAACTTGATTTAAGCAGTCATGATTTAAGATGaccaagtttaaataaaattttattttggacctgagtaaactttttttcggtTTAGTGTGGacaacatatatgtatacgtattaagtgagaaattttaatgatattattaattacgtaCATGCGATCCAAGTAAAGTACAAGATTCAGGTTTTTCGACACTCAAAACTGTTGTGGTCTGTCTTTTAGGTGGATTTGGTACTACTGTAGAACAAAACCCATAAGATTTTCCttcgataaaaaaacatttttgaaaacagtAACAGTCATGATCTGACGAAcactgtaataattaaataaatatttatatatatttttcactgtccatgtagaataatttttgaattaaaatacatataccgtaattctgttaaaaaaacaaaaggtTTGAGGTACAATTGGCAAAGCTAAAGGCGAGTCTAATGAGTTTTCTACTTCTGAAACGCAAGTGGAATTGGATGATTCAGTTGAGTAGAGACACTTATGAGAGCAGCAGTCATCGTTATGAGAACACTGTAatgttaaatatcaaaaaattatttatcatgatTAATAGTCAAATATGTTATGGTGCAacagtttatatatatagtacatACGTGATTATCGATTTGCAAGCAATCTTTTACTATTCTTCCCTGTATTTCAGCTAAAAGAAAGAGTTCAACAAGTACGAAGAGTAACATGTTTAAgtagcaataatattttttaaaattgaacgACGTTTTCGTAgcgatatttttatcaaatgagAACATTAATGTTCTATACTTGTTCTatctatgataaaaaaaaaataaaaataacgctCGAGATAATGGGCAACGCTCATACTGTAATTAAGTTTAATGcttgaaagattaaaaaatgttggaaaTTCCAAAAGTGTATACTTCAAtctctcattttatttttgatcgtTACTTgtcttctatttttattttataatatcaatttatttttgttcaattatcaatttttatccaacttttaaattattaatttgatttttttatttctttttttcagtttgaattttttttatcaaactttttttaaaatatcccgGATTTTGGTTTTAGATATCGCTCTTATCTTCAATCCTACTGTTACGCTAGTACTGCGGCCAATAGTtgatggagaaaaaaaaggaaaaaaataataacaatagtaaaaataaaaatggcagctCAATTTTCCGTGAATTGACATCAGAGCTTCCCTcgactaaattatttattttaaaaataacatattaaGAAATCAACTTTATGTtgcattacaattatttcttgataaattttctatatgatGATATAAGTTTCAAcctattttaatatactttaaaaaGTGTAGAGAAGCTTGAAAGTGAGTGaaatatccgaaaaaaatCAAGCGCTAATAAAGCACACTCAGCGCTTTCGCGCTTGAAGTGTGCAATTCAATGAGTTAATGTGTATCTAAACTTAGAATAATCACAAAAAAGGTTgcgtgaaaaattaattaatcttatGGACTAGATATTTTCGtatcgtaaattattttttataacttttcaaTCTTCGgtttattaaattagtaaactataaaataaataacatttaatttatgaaaacgaaattatttgtgaataaCCGTAACGGTGGTTGAAATAGCTCACGTCCAAGACTAACTATATATCACACAGAAATACATCGTGATATTGAACGGATGTTAAGCACGAAACGCTAATAAATGTGATAAAGTCTACAGTTGCCGTAGACTAACCTACACTATGAACATCATGGTTTCTCCAACATGTacattctaaaatatatatacatatatatagacgaATAGATAGATAAATGTAGATAAATGTATAGACAGAATATGTACAAGAGAATCATAGTATCCATACTAATACGTGGGATTGACTACAGACAAGAATTGCAGGACCAGTAGAAGAGCTCAGAGTGTAACACACAAGGATAGCTGAGTAGAGTATGTAGTTGAGTTGGGTTAGTTGGATTTAGTTTTCGAGTTTATGTTCCTCGGGCTTCCTGAGTTAACCAACCGCGTAAACGCGTACCGTTCTCGTCCAAGCACTTGGGTCATATTCTATTACGcgataaatattaaaccgGATATGTTGGATTCGAGATGGAGGAAttaaaataagggataaattATAGCTACCTTGCGAGAGTAAGAgtttatctattaaatttgTCCAAGTGTATTTCTCTGTTCATGCTTTGATTAATATGGaatcatttttaactttaaatgttctcattaattaattcatttgtttgtaagtttttttttttctttttttagatTGTTTGTGAGGGTGATAAAGTATTTGATAACAATCGATGATAAAGGAAAGCAATTTTGTAGAATAGAATGAGATAGCAATTTATCTTGAGTTGTCTTGTATGAGTTGCCGCAGCAACGATATccttgatgtttttttttatttttgtaagttACACACCTTCGCCCGAGGGAAAAGCTAATAAACCGGGTAAACAGTGAGGTGGATAAAGTGGATAAAGTGGACGTGATCGAGGGTAAGAGAGTGAAAGAAAAGAGGTGTAAGTTCGCCCTTATCGTTAGCTTGGACTTTGACCCTCGACCTGTGGTAAAGCTATAGTCATTTGTTGATGTCTTCTCGATAAATCGAATTGCCTTGCTGTTTGTACGGCTCTTTGGTATATCTGAGTTTCTACATAAATAGGAAGAGCaagagaaaaagagagaaagagagaaaagaAGAACGAAAGTGGACGATGATTGTGATGACTAAGTTGCCCTGGTGTTTGTCGAATAGTGAGACTACTGACAAAAAATTCCTTGTAATAAATGAACGTATGTCAAGTGAATTAAGTTATTTGTTTGATTGTTCGACAATTGATTTGTTATCTTTAACATGTGATGTATGGAACTATAAATCTCCAATTGGATTCTTTTtcttactaaataaatagctatcaatttatttcttttgtgtcttgaaatatacaaatttgaatttttaaaaaaagtttattaatttgaggTCGTTGGAGGtgttggaaatatttttaaaagttttaaaatgttttgtgtaaatttactagaattaaaaaaaaataaaaatataaaatttccataaatttattaaataaacatagaaCTCATATTTCTCACGGTTTATTCTTCATTATTCATGAAATACCCAGCCACCAAATGACTTGAGAAAATAGTCGTGTGAAGCAATGAAAGGGCGAATAGTGATTCGtcgagtttgaaaaaaaaaaaaaaaaaaaaaaaagaagattcTATTTGATTCTACGGCAAAGTGATACGACTCGCTTTGCATTCGAATAGCAGCAGCATCAAGCTCTGGTATGTAGTAACCGAACAGATCGTAGAAATTCTCCTGCGAAGCGAGACGAACTCGTGGGGATGAGAAGtgaatgtttgaaaaaaaaaaaaaaaaaaaaaaaaatccatagaatgagggttaaaaaaaataaagaaaaaagtaaaattggtCCAAACGATTTGCGCCCTAGAAGCGGTAGCGGTAGTGAAGCAGCTTAGCTATTGAGAGAGATCGTCATTAGATCATTCAAGAGCTTCTACACTCAGATCTACTCTCTTCTGTACGTAAAACACTCGGAGAGTCAACTCAGCTCAACTCAACTCGTCGCCAGGAATTTGCATTGAGAGGAAACACGGCTGTAGTTTTTCCGCGGGCACACGATTTAGCATATTCCGCACGTAAAGTTTCGCCGACGGTGCATCGAAAATAGAGTCGTAAAACGTCGTATCCGCGATGCCCGTCGTTATACACGCGGCTATCGTACTATACACCGTTAACCCGAGATTTACGAGTGATCCGATAtctaaaatcgatttttttttatctgacaTTCATTGCACAGTGCACACACATAAagctagtaaaaaaaattcatcaattattttttacgattgcccaatcaaaattaatatctacAGAACACATTTGTTAcctacttttataattttgaattttttatgcgATTAATTACCGCCAGGCAATCAccacattaattttttaaaataacttttatctttATACGGCtgccaaaattttattactttttttaaaaataatataaaaaaacccGATGTGCGAAacactatttaaaaaaaaacaataagagGGTGGGGCAAGTCGatcactaaaaataaaaaaaaaaaaattccactacataaaaaatatattttttataaaattcatcaaacagcttttttattttattttattgttcgtCGCATCCAAAAATACATagtctaaaaaattaagaaattatttttccaatttatcgttaataatttaagatatttttttaaccttcACAGGCTCCATTTTTTTGGGGTTAAAAAAGGCGACGCCCAGCCCAAGGCATTAGcactgatattttattcatgagTCACCTTATACGTACATACAAAACATACAACACAAAAAACAGTCTCACAGTCTACTCTTACATAGGACATCCTCTTTACTTGTAAATAGTGAGAAAGATGAAAGCAAAACGagtaactgaaaaaaaaaaaaaaataatgataataaataaagagagtAAGCTACTAAATAAAACATCCATACACGTCTCACCCATAAATTTGTATATGTCTGATAGATTTACAAGCCACCCCTAACCCCTACATCCTCTTTGCTCTTTGCTCTTCTACCTCAGACTCCCTCATTCACTCTTTCCTTTCCGTACCGCCAaactgatatttaaattagtctAACTCCGTACAGTTATTTCTAAAAGCCTTGAGTTACCCCAAGGAAATATGCTTTTCCAAAAGTTCTCGCGGTACTTCCGTCATTCCTCACCCCCTTTGACTTCATATTCAACCCTAAATCCACCCACGCATCTTGTTAACTTACGTCCTCATTCGCTCTACTCTGTTTCTCGTTTCTTGTTTTAAACTCAAGTGCATAGGCAATTAACCAACTACAAAACTAACTACCAACAAACATGCATAATTTTATCCatcaatttttcatcaatttaacTCAACacaatcattaattttcttgctaatgtatttattaaaaattaaatattcaaggCTTAAACCTACATGACAAAGAAACGCCTGTAGTTAAGACTCGAGTGCTTGGGGATCGTTAAAAATAGCATGGGGTTAAAAAATGCATCTTTGATGCAGTAGCCCACTGGCCCACTtgcttatatttatagatatatatgtgtataaaatatatatgcacagAGATATATGtgtaaatgtatgtatgtatttatggATGTGATGAATCTAGGGGAGCCGGATAAAGTGCGTAAGTTAGGAGTGCATCTGCAGAAGTGGAGGAAAAAAAGAGGGTGGATGCga
The sequence above is drawn from the Microplitis demolitor isolate Queensland-Clemson2020A chromosome 3, iyMicDemo2.1a, whole genome shotgun sequence genome and encodes:
- the LOC103576588 gene encoding uncharacterized protein LOC103576588, which codes for MFSFDKNIATKTSFNFKKYYCYLNMLLFVLVELFLLAEIQGRIVKDCLQIDNHCSHNDDCCSHKCLYSTESSNSTCVSEVENSLDSPLALPIVPQTFCFFNRITCSSDHDCYCFQKCFFIEGKSYGFCSTVVPNPPKRQTTTVLSVEKPESCTLLGSHCLKNNNCCSKKCHPLNFCTPIMEELLSKKDSNKQTTTIKVAVTQCSSIGDRCSENTDCCSNKCGRGAGKYYHACVLNPNDSFDKKFSELTPIIRKPAVCIMPGHFCVANDDCCTKKCINSKVNPQYHYCQSADLL